A stretch of the Uranotaenia lowii strain MFRU-FL chromosome 3, ASM2978415v1, whole genome shotgun sequence genome encodes the following:
- the LOC129755073 gene encoding beta-catenin-like protein 1 has translation MLVYQHFISEIQPARQYKFSKRNFTEVVKMDIGELLSFKPEQTPKRPSDFDGQEEYSDEDDEPQPSRKVVRKEQDTPNVKAKATASIPKQEPQISEQERIDILKLVESEEVEGEVLDETSLKKILLLFEKRVLKNQEMRIKFPENPEKFMESEIELNDVIQELHAVATVPDLYTLLVELNGVASLLELLSHQNTDISVAVVDLIQELTDVDILHESMDGAETLIEALRNQQAAGLLVQNLERLDETVKEEADGVHNTLAIFENLIEIKSEFSIEAAEQGLLQWIMKRLRMKMPFDANKLYCSEILSILVQDTNENRILLGNIDGIDVLLQQLAIYKRHDPASTEEQEFMENLFNCLCSALMASENREKFLKGEGLQLMNLMLREKKLSRNGSLKVLDHAMSGPDGRENCNKFVDILGLRTIFPLFMKTPKRNKKRILSTDEHEEHVVSIVASMLRNCKGPQRQRLLTKFTENDFEKVERLMELHFKFLEKVEEVDREIDQQMNTNDDDEDEDANYIKRLAGGLFTLQLIDYIILEISSTDVVKQRILQILNLRNASMKTIRHVMREYAGNLGDAGNSDWREQEQAYIIQLVDRF, from the exons ATGCTTGTTTATCAAcatttcatttctgaaattcAACCGGCacgtcaatataaattttcaaaaagaaatttcaccGAGGTCGTTAAAATGGATATTGGAGAGCTGCTGTCGTTCAAG CCGGAGCAAACACCCAAACGTCCGTCGGATTTCGATGGGCAGGAGGAATATTCCGACGAAGATGACGAGCCGCAACCGAGCAGAAAGGTGGTCCGCAAAGAACAGGACACTCCCAACGTAAAGGCCAAAGCAACGGCCTCGATCCCAAAGCAGGAGCCACAAATAAGCGAACAGGAACGGATCGATATTCTGAAGCTAGTGGAGAGTGAGGAAGTGGAAGGGGAAGTTTTGGATGAGACCAGTCTGAAGAAGATTCTTTTATTGTTCGAAAAACGggtattgaaaaatcaggaaatgCGAATCAAGTTCCCTGAGAATCcagaaaaatttatggaaagcGAAATCGAGTTGAACGATGTTATCCAAGAACTGCACGCGGTTGCTACAGTACCGGATCTTTACACGCTTCTTGTAGAATTGAATGGAGTAGCTAGTCTGCTTGAATTGCTGTCTCACCAAAATACTGACATCAGTGTTGCTGTGGTTGATCTCATCCAAGAGCTGACGGATGTTGATATCCTTCACGAGAGTATGGATGGAGCGGAAACATTGATAGAAGCGTTGCGAAACCAACAAGCAGCTGGCCTGTTGGTCCAAAACTTGGAACGTCTTGACGAAACTGTGAAGGAAGAAGCTGATGGCGTCCACAATACGTTGgctatatttgaaaatttgattgagaTAAAGTCGGAATTCTCCATCGAGGCCGCTGAACAGGGTTTGCTTCAATGGATTATGAAGCGCCTACGGATGAAAATGCCGTTCGACGCCAACAAATTGTACTGTAGTGAGATTTTGTCGATACTTGTACAGGATACAAATGAAAATCGAATTTTGCTAGGCAATATTGATGGTATTGATGTACTGCTTCAACAATTGGCT ATTTACAAACGGCACGATCCGGCGTCCACCGAGGAGCAAGAGTTTATGGAAAATCTTTTCAATTGTCTGTGCTCTGCGTTGATGGCTTCAGAAAATCGAGAAAAGTTTCTCAAAGGTGAAGGTTTACAGCTAATGAATTTGATGCTCCGGGAGAAGAAACTATCCCGAAATGGCTCCCTGAAAGTTCTGGACCATGCTATGTCCGGTCCGGATGGGCGCGAAAATTGTAACAAGTTTGTGGACATTCTCGGTTTGAGAACGATTTTCCCGTTGTTCATGAAAACTCCGAAGCGTAACAAAAAGCGAATACTGAGCACAGATGAGCACGAGGAACATGTGGTGTCGATTGTGGCCAGCATGTTACGAAATTGTAAAGGTCCGCAGCGTCAAAGGCTGCTCACTAAGTTCACTGAAAACGATTTTGAAAAGGTGGAACGCCTTATGGAGTTGCACTTcaagtttttggaaaaagtagAGGAAGTTGATCGTGAAATTGATCAGCAAATG AATACGAATGACGATGATGAAGATGAGGATGCCAATTACATCAAACGTCTAGCGGGAGGTTTGTTCACTTTGCAGCTGATCGATTACATTATACTGGAAATAAGTTCTACGGATGTCGTCAAGCAACGGATCTTGCAGATCCTTAACTTGCGCAATGCTTCGATGAAAACTATCCGGCACGTTATGAGAGAGTATGCCGGTAATCTTGGTGACGCTGGTAATTCGGACTGGAGAGAGCAAGAACAAGCCTACATCATTCAGTTAGTTGAtcggttttaa